A segment of the Geitlerinema sp. PCC 9228 genome:
GATATCGGATTGATTTTTGTGAAAGCGATCGATGGGACGATCGTCGGTTAACATATAATAAATTGAAGTAAGCACGGCACGTTCCTTGCCTTCGCGGTTCGTGCCCATCGATGTTGGGGAACGATAATTTTCTACAAAATAACCGCCTTCCAAATGTTCGAGGAGGGAAAGACGTTCCATCCAGTCAAATTTATTCATAGAGCTAATACCATTTCCTTAATAATCTGCAAGAGATAATAGAGGCATTTTTGTAGCGGCGCAACGCGTGAGCGCCCCTACCAGGGCAATTGGCCAATTCCATACAATCGTTATTTTTCAGAAATGGTATTACAAGCCGGGATGGAAGGAAGAGCCGATATTCTCGCTCACCCAGAGACGGTCTTACAGTTCATTTTGCGAAAGGCTAGATTAATCAGCAACTGATAACCAACCCGCAGCCGATTTCGCAAA
Coding sequences within it:
- a CDS encoding cupin domain-containing protein, whose product is MNKFDWMERLSLLEHLEGGYFVENYRSPTSMGTNREGKERAVLTSIYYMLTDDRPIDRFHKNQSDI